tgcttttgcaacctgtactgaaaaatccgaggtgaccataaaaagcttgcagagtacagtacaggtaaaaaggtaaagcgttaataattttttttttgggttaccttccattctgtatttagcgatagtcaggcacacaaatatgagcaagaacggcactttctttaggagccccagtggcctaatggataaggcactggcctcctaagccagggattgtgggttcgagtcccatctggggtgtaacgtgtatgtttttttttctcacgactgttttataataaactttccagacgtttcccctctcttcagctattattcatcaaaataaataaacatatatttcaacatggttagcgtcagtaaccatttaaacacggtgtctggtaaaggcaatttaaccttaccaccctaaagtaacgttaaccgctatgattaaatagtagtccattatattaattaatttaacagtatcttattaaacatttgacaactgagcaaaagcagagtggcgcagcggaagcgtgctgggcccataacccagaggtcgatggatcgaaaccatcctctgctagattttttttgtcagtttgtatttcagccgcttttatatatatttcatattaacaatcacataccggtatgtattgtttataaaaccattacttcacagaagcgtcagtcaattccatttgtgccctgagtacgaggggcggggcttcactcagcaataggaaaataacagacaagaggcagcgccaattgggtaagcacatagctttagggtatgggcggggctactggctgcttttttaattccgtacctctttgggactgtggtagttctgtacttgtttgctttgttatgaaaaaatatttcgttgatattgtagtacaaactacgctaattatagatgaaagtatttacgtaaacgctttcttgcggtgaaagaccgcgtggcctaatggataaggcgtctgacttcgaatcagaagattgagggtttgAGTCCCttcgtggttgttttttttattttagattttatttattaattgtgtaacttgtatttcagatcaaataatacaatgtaagtcagtgtacatgtttctgcgttttaaaaagtgatataggctcttttcctttggtgtggtaaggaaaataatttaacttaaatatagaaatatgttctacatcagtgtgatctcgttagaaatgtacctaatgtatagtccagtatatgtcaaatgatcaattccttacgtagattccttctatcgcaggtgaatcaactacaagctgtgcagcttcactatttgctgtacgggacgcgtcgtgtcgcagcacttttgactgcgcaaagtggtcacagctgttgttcacactttaaatacagattgcattcgcaaaattggatacatttacatttaaagtaaatgtgctgagtttgtacctcttatcaagaggttttaaaagcgacatcgttggtacatccgtcctctcaaccaacagggaacccgaaagggagaatttcaaacatttgtcgcactgagaccctcgactctgaccagaaatgatgtcggagtctgaagtctggacggtaaagttttgtactctaaagtaacatttaaacttgccagcagtcaaaagcaagtctttatattattggttctggtgtactatttaaaagctcttgtgtatgttgatgtagctaaacctacatttggacaactttccgtgaattcttgtttttttgccgcaccttgccagtaaaacgaactaaaaagtactgcatcaaaatcatagccttataacaaacaaattagaccaatgtctgattttattcatgttttcatcgtatagcacagattcatagaggtgttttttgttaagctttcatttcagttagaagttaaaatatttaccctttgcagggatatggaggaatccagtacagtgtgcagagagctgattcagacagtgatatggaggaatgcagtacagtgtgcagagagctgattcagacagtgatatggaggaatgcagtacagtgtgcagagagctgattcaggcagggatatgaaggaatgcagtacagtgtgcagagatctgattcaggcagggatatggaggaatgcagtaccgtgtgcagagctgatttaggaagcaatatggaggaatgcaatacagtgtgcagagagctgattcaggcagggacatTGGGGATTGCAGTAAAGTGTGCactgagctgattcaggcagggatatgaaggaatgcagtacagtgtgcagagatctgattcaggcagggatatggaggaatgcagtaccgtgtgcagagctgatttaggaagcaatatggaggaatgcagtacagtgtgcagagagctgattcagacagagatatggaggaatgcagtaccgtgtgcagagagctgattcaggcagggatatggaggaatgcagtacaatgtgcagtgctgattcaggcagggatatagaggaatgcagtacagtgtgcagagctgattcagggagggatatggaggaatgcagtgcagtgtgcagagagctgattcatacagggatatggaggaatgcagtacaatgtgcagagctgattctgggagggatatggaggaatgcagtacagtgtgcagaccTGATTTAGGCAGGAAAatagaggaatgcagtacagtgtgcagagctgattcaggcagcgatatggagaaatgcagtacaatgtgcagagatctgattcaggcagggatatggaggaatgcagtacaatgtgcagagagctgattcaggctgggacatggaggaatgcagtacagtgtgcagagttgattcaggcagggatatggaggaatgcagtactgtgtgcagagctgattcaggcagcgatatggaggaatgcagtacaatgtgcagagagctgattcaggcggggacatggaggaatgcagtacagtgtgcagagctgtttTAGGAAGCAATATggtggaatgcagtacagtgtgcagagagctgattcagacagggatatggaggaatgcagtaccgtgtgccgagagctgattcaggcagggatatgaaggaatgcaTTACCGTGTACAGAGATCTGATTcatgcagggatatggaggaaggcAGTACAGTGAGCAGAGAgcggattcaggcagggatatggaggaatgcagtatagtgtgcagagatctgattcagacagggatatggaggaatgcagtacagtgtgcagagagcggattcagacagggatatggaggaatgcagtacagtgtgcaaagatctgattcaggcagggatatgaaggaatgcagtacagtgtgcagagctgattcattcAGGGATATAGAGGAATGCACTACAATGTGCATAGCTGATTCGgggagggatatggaggaatgcagtaaaaTGTGAAGAGCTGATTCAggtagggatatggaggaatgcagtacagtgtgcagagctgattcaggcagggatattgaggaatgcagtacagtgtgcagagctgattcaggcagggatattgaggaatgcagtacagtgtgcagtacTGACTCAGGCAGGCATATGgagaaatgcagtacagtgtgcagtgagctgattcaggcagggatatggaggaatgcagtacagtgtgcagagatctgattcagacagggatatggaggaatgcagtacagtgtgcacagagttgactcaggcagggatatggaggaatgcagtacagtgtgcagagagctgacccAGGCTGGGAAATGGAGGAAAGTAATACAGTGTGCAGGGAGCTGATTCAGGCACTTGGTtgatggcaggtgcttctgtctGGCTCTGATTCCTTCAGGAAATTTGGAAATCAGCAGGAAGTTTATTTCTATGAATGTTCCACAATCTAGAGAATGCATACCATATTTTATTTCTTGGCCAACCAATTtatcttttttcatttatatattttggaaaAGTTCTTTTCTGTAAATTCATATTCacgcttttaaaaatattaagtttcTGCTTGGTTCACACCAATACTACTGTGGTTAGCCGCTGCCATGGTGTATCGCCCCCTTGTGGAAAATATCTGAAGTTCTTCACCGCTGCCTAGATCGAACTAAGGAGATCAAGAATCCACCAAATTGTCTAAAATATAACCTAAACGTATCAAATTAAAACAGcagcagtagaaacgcttacaaaaaatagaataataataaaatgatgtatttattacagttaagtGGCCGATACATAAATATGgtttccatggtgtaatggttatcACTCATGACTTTCAATCCTGTGATCTGAGTTCAAATCCCCGTAGGACAATCGTtttagcattattattcttaagatattaaaaagtgtttcatcgaGCTGACGtttctataagaacataagaacataagaaagtttacaaacgagaggaggccattcagcccatcttgctcgtttggttgttagtagcttaatgatcccagaatctcatcaagcagcttcttgaagcatcccagggtgtcagcttcaacaacattacaggggagtttgtgccacaccctcacaattctctgtgtaaaaaatgcgcgtcctattttctgttctgaatgcccctttatctcatctccatttgtgagccctggtccttgtttcttttttcaggtcaaataagtcccctgggttgacattgtctataccttttaggattttgaatgtttgaatcagatcgccgcgtagtcttctttgttcaagactgtatagattcaattcttttagcctgtctgcatacgacatgccttttaaacccgggataattttggttgctcttctttgcactctttctagagcagcaatatcatttttgtaacgaggtgaccagaactgaacacaatattctaggtgaggtcttactaatgcattgcagagttttaacattacttcccttgatttaaattcaacacttctcacaatatatccgagcatcttgttagccttttttatagcttccccacattgtctagatgaagacatttctgagtcaacataaactcctaggtctttttcatagttcccttcttcaatttcactatctcccatatgatatttataatgcacatttttattgcccgcatgcaatactttacacttttctctattaaatttcatttgccatgtgtctgcccaattctgaatgctgtctagatcattttgaatgacctttgctgcttcaacagtgtttgccactcctcctatttttgtgtcgtctgcaaatttaactttttgtttgcttactataccagaatctaaatcattaatgtagatcaggaatagcagaggacttaatactgatccctgtggtacaccactggttacctcgctccattttgagtttcacATGGAGTTATATGGTAATCTTAGGTATTGGTGAAGGCGTGGTTGAGCTTTAATGTACACTTCCAATTTCCCTTTGCTAAAATAAATCCCTTTGAGAACGAAAACCAGCGGTCCAGAGAAGCTGCTTATCTGCCTTTTGtacgcattaaaaaaatgtgaaacacgCACTCAGTTTACCATTACCATGTCAGGAGGCTACTTTGACACTGCTCAGCAAACAAGTAACCTAACTTTCCAACACCACAAccattgtaaacacacagcaatgtgcaGATGTATTTTAAGATGTTAATTTACAGTCCACTGTGCCAGCCAGTATTTTAGAGTCATACTGATCATGCCTCTTTCAACTGATCAACTCTTACACATGTGGTACATCCGAGTAACTATTTAGAAAACTATTCATAACTTCCAATTACCCAACCCAGCAAAACCAGccgacaaattaaaataaacgagGAACAAACAACACTTTGTACAAGTCATTCATTTATTCTTTACAGATTGCTTCAATGCAGCCAGCCTTCATATCCTGGCATCACCTTCAATCAAACTCCTCGCGTCGGCTTCGCTTCACTGCAGTGTGCATTTTCTTTTGCTGCAGGCGTTCTCGGTTCATTTTGTCTatcctgaaaagagaaacaatgTTAATTTGCTCTGGAGGCAAATTGTAAGGTTACGGCATCTCTGAtcaaatagtttgtaaacatgaagacaACTGGATATGGGAAAATGAGCATGAAGCTAATATCTGTTATCATCCAAAATCCAAGAAGTGACGCCAATATCACAACCCTCTTAGAGCAGAGTGCGGTTAGATTGTTTGCTACGGGAAGGATCAGCATCTGAAATAGTATAATTGAGGGCTAGTGCATTGCTGTGTCGTGGTACAAGGTAATGATCCCAGTTTTAAATGAGCTCTTGGCAGCCCTGATCAGATCCTGGTGTCACAGGAAGATTACCTGTAGCGTCGGAGAGCCACGTCTTCTTGGGAAGGCTGCCTGTGTTTCACGCTGGCAGCAGCGATCATGTCTCGGATCTTCTGCAAACAGTCAGACAGATTGCGCATCTGGTACCGGCTCACTTCCGAGGTGACGATCAGCTCCCCACTTCTGTTTATTCGGTTTGTATGCtgagatgcaaaataaatcaataaaaacataactaaCAGGGTTTTAACAGCCAGTTCTGAGGCCTGACCTATTACATGTAGTGCTCAAAACAGTAGAACATATTAAAGTCcctgatatttatttacttacaaaaaaaagtatacacACCTCCTCAATTTTGTAAATGTCCCAGTGTCACGCAGCTGTGTACTATGTCACGCTGCTATCCCCTGATGTATGCAATTCatggtatttttttgtaagtaaaactaaggct
The DNA window shown above is from Acipenser ruthenus chromosome 17, fAciRut3.2 maternal haplotype, whole genome shotgun sequence and carries:
- the LOC131697885 gene encoding large ribosomal subunit protein mL62-like, which produces TITYCRSSGPGGQNVNKVNTQAEVRFHIQTADWIPEDVRQKIISQHTNRINRSGELIVTSEVSRYQMRNLSDCLQKIRDMIAAASVKHRQPSQEDVALRRYRIDKMNRERLQQKKMHTAVKRSRREEFD